The sequence below is a genomic window from Paenibacillus sp. DCT19.
GGTATCGGATTTGCTATTCCTTCCAGTGTAATTTCGGAAGCAGTGAAATACCTGAAAGAAAACAAAGAAGTTCCAAAAGAGCCAGTACCTTTCATCGGTGCTTCTCTGATGGCACTTACACCTGAAGTTGCTAAACAAATGGGAACTGACATCACTGAAGGTTCTGTAGTAGCAAGCACAATTTATCAATCTCCGGCTTATCAAGCAGACCTGCGGGCCTATGACATCATTACAGGTGCCAACGGTACGGCGTACAATACAAGCCAAGACTTGATCGATTTTATTAAGAAACAGGAAATTGGTAGTGAAGTAACGTTGAATGTCGTTCGTGATGGCAAGAAAATGGATATCAAGATCAAGATCGGCAACAAAAACGATTACGATACATCACAAACTTCAAACGAGCAACAACAAACGCAGCCTTAATCGTTGAAAGACGGTTGTTGCAAAAGCAGATAAGCGGAAGGGTTTGAGGGCCCTTTCGCTTTTTTTGCCTGAAGATGCAGATCGTGCTTGTGCCTGTTACAATAGGAATAAAATGTAGGATAAAGGAGAAAGACCATGCGCTCAACTATTCTGATTGTTGATGATGATGAAAAAATCGTGTCCATGCTTCGTCGGGGGCTGGCATTTGAAGGTTATGAAGTACAGACAGCTTCTAATGGGGCTGAGGGTCTCAGTAAACTGATGGATAAGGAACCGGATATTGTCGTTCTGGATGTCATGATGCCCCAGATTGACGGATTCGAGGTGTGCCGCAGATTACGAGAAGCGGGCAGTAAAGTGCCAGTTCTTATGCTAACGGCCAAAGATGAAGTACAGAGCCGGGTTACAGGCCTGGATACGGGAGCGGATGATTATTTGGTTAAACCGTTTGCTCTTGAAGAGCTGCTTGCGCGAGTTCGCGCGTTGCTACGACGCAAAGCGGACATTGTCGATAAGCAGGATAACCGACTTATGTACGAGGACATCATTCTCGATAATGATTCCCGTGAAGTATTGCGTGATGGACAGCGGTTGGAACTCACGGCCAAGGAGTTTGAGCTTCTGAATTTATTTATGCAAAATCCAAAAAGAGTGTTATCCCGTGATCTCATTATGGATAAAATCTGGGGCTATGATTATAGCGGCGAATCTAATGTTCTAGAAGTATATATCGCGATGCTTAGACAAAAAACCGAAGAGTATGGAGGCAAACGCTTGATCCAGACCATTCGGGGAGCGGGTTACATTCTAAGAGGTGATTCCTGATATGTCCATTCGGTTAAGATTAACCGCATGGTATTCGGGTATTTTGGCAGCCGTGCTTATCTTCTGGGCAGTCGTGATTTATGCTTTTGTCTATTTTAACTCTTACCAGGAAGTGGAACAGCAATTAAAGGTTAAGAGCGAACGCATTACCGAGCAAATCGGTGTTAATCCGCTTTCCCAATCGCTCGACCTAGATCCATTTACAGAAAGTCAGCTTCAAGAAGCACAGATCTATATTCAACTGGTGGACTATCAGAGCAGATCGATCAAGATCTCAGGAAATATGGAGAAGGCTGGCATTGACTTTCCTGTGGTGGAGCTGAAGGACATACGGGAACAGCGAGGCATATCCAAAATATACGTACATGGTACTCCTTTTCTTGTGAATCAGCAGCCGTTATCCCTTCAAGGAACGAATGAAATTAGGGGACTTCTGCAAGTGGGTGCGAATGTTACTTCCCAGGAGCGGCTACTGGAAGCACTGCGTAATATATTGATTTTTGGCTGGCTTGTGGCGATGGCTCTTGCCATTACATCAGGGCTTATTTTGGCTCGTAAATCGATGCGGCCGTTGGTTAATGTCATTGATGCTGCCAATCAGATTCAGTCAGGAAATGACCTCAGTGTGCGGATTCAATACACAGGGCCAAAGGATGAGATTGGACGGCTTATTGAAACGGTGAATAACATGCTTGAACGAACAGAATTATCCTTCCGGGGCTTGGAGGAAACCAATGCGGCTCAGCGACGATTCGTATCTGATGCATCGCATGAGCTACGTACACCACTTACAACGATTCGGGGTAACGTAGATTTCCTGAAGAAGCTGTGGGATCAGGAGAGTACGGATCGTCCGAATCTTGATGAAGAGACCGTTAAAGAGATGTCGCTTGAGGCGATTGAGGATATGGCGGATGAGGGGAAACGGATGAGCCGACTCATTAGTGACATGTTGTCACTAGCGAGAGCGGATACGGGTCAGAAGATAGAGCTGAATCCAATTCCATTGCAGATTCTGGTGCAGGAAGTGGCTCGCAGATCGCAATTCTTAGATCGTCAGTCCGAATGGCGTCAGGGTGATCTATCGATCCTTAATGGCATTTATGTTAACGGTAGCAAAGATTATTTGCAGCAAATGCTGTTTATTTTTATTGAGAATGCGTTTAAATACACTCCGGAAGGGTCAGTCACACTTGACGCTATCCTGTACAAAGGTCAGGTAGGGCTACGCATCAGTGATACAGGCATTGGTATGGAGCGAGACGAGGTACCGTTTATCTTTGACCGTTTCTATCGTGCAGATGAATCACGCGGAGCGACACCAGGGATCGGCTTAGGGCTATCGATTGCCAAGTGGATTATTGAAGAGCATCATGGCTCGGTAGAAGTCGTTACTAAACGTGGAGAAGGTACCACATTTATTATCTGGTTGCCTGTTGTCTTTGCTCCCCTATCGAATAAAGGTATAATAGAGTGGACTGCAATTACATCGGCAAATTTGCCGAAGAAAGAAAGCGGGTGGCAACCAAAGTGGAAGTACTGCGAATTTCGCCACGGGGATATTGTTACGGAGTTGTGGATGCCATGGTATTGGCACGTCAGGCTGCACGTAATCTAGATCTACCCCGGCCTATATATATATTGGGAATGATTGTGCACAACAAACATGTGACAGATTCCTTTGAAGATGAAGGCATTGTCACATTGGATGGGCCTAATCGGATGGAAATTTTGAGCCAGGTAGAGAGTGGCACTGTTATTTTTACAGCACATGGTGTATCTCCAGAAGTCCGTAAGCTGGCACGTGATAAAGGGCTGACTACAGTGGATGCGACTTGTCCAGATGTAACGAAAACCCATGACCTTATTCGCGAGAAGACGGCTGAGGGGTATCAGATTATCTATATCGGCAAAAAGAATCATCCAGAACCTGAGGGTGCCATAGGTGTTGCTCCGGATCAGGTTCATCTGATT
It includes:
- a CDS encoding response regulator transcription factor, which produces MRSTILIVDDDEKIVSMLRRGLAFEGYEVQTASNGAEGLSKLMDKEPDIVVLDVMMPQIDGFEVCRRLREAGSKVPVLMLTAKDEVQSRVTGLDTGADDYLVKPFALEELLARVRALLRRKADIVDKQDNRLMYEDIILDNDSREVLRDGQRLELTAKEFELLNLFMQNPKRVLSRDLIMDKIWGYDYSGESNVLEVYIAMLRQKTEEYGGKRLIQTIRGAGYILRGDS
- a CDS encoding cell wall metabolism sensor histidine kinase WalK produces the protein MSIRLRLTAWYSGILAAVLIFWAVVIYAFVYFNSYQEVEQQLKVKSERITEQIGVNPLSQSLDLDPFTESQLQEAQIYIQLVDYQSRSIKISGNMEKAGIDFPVVELKDIREQRGISKIYVHGTPFLVNQQPLSLQGTNEIRGLLQVGANVTSQERLLEALRNILIFGWLVAMALAITSGLILARKSMRPLVNVIDAANQIQSGNDLSVRIQYTGPKDEIGRLIETVNNMLERTELSFRGLEETNAAQRRFVSDASHELRTPLTTIRGNVDFLKKLWDQESTDRPNLDEETVKEMSLEAIEDMADEGKRMSRLISDMLSLARADTGQKIELNPIPLQILVQEVARRSQFLDRQSEWRQGDLSILNGIYVNGSKDYLQQMLFIFIENAFKYTPEGSVTLDAILYKGQVGLRISDTGIGMERDEVPFIFDRFYRADESRGATPGIGLGLSIAKWIIEEHHGSVEVVTKRGEGTTFIIWLPVVFAPLSNKGIIEWTAITSANLPKKESGWQPKWKYCEFRHGDIVTELWMPWYWHVRLHVI